Part of the Quercus lobata isolate SW786 chromosome 6, ValleyOak3.0 Primary Assembly, whole genome shotgun sequence genome, atattatacgtatttttacacactttttatccacacatattttaaaaaaatacaaacaacattacgaAATGATCCCTAATTTCTTTAAACCAGTGAGATTCCATAAAgtatttgttgttaaatttgatTTCATCACGCACGTTATTGTCAGAGAGAATAATAATGTTGATATCTGAACACATTTCAAGCATGTCAAGGCTCTATGTACCATACTACTTTTTTTTgctaacaatatttttaaaccCTAAGATCTACggtctactactactactataaCTATATCctaatggaaaattattgtatactcccggagtaccataaatgcgtactccctcctctcacatgaatggtgggttctactaattaaattcatggtaggaCCCATCATTCATATGAGAGGAGGAAGTACACATTTATAGTACTCCggaagtacctaataattttcctatcAGAGCTCTTATTTCCATACCTTTATTTGTTTCTATCAAACTCTGAGGTGTGGAAATAACATTCATCTTTATGTTTTACAGATAATTGATTTTATATCCCACTacgatatttttttttctttcttttcatatttCACTGGGTTTATAGGAATAGGAAATAATACAAGGGGATGGGCTACACAAATTCCTTTTTAGGTCCGCTGCCTACAATAATACAAGTATACTACCCAAAAACACTCTTTATATGGAActttcttttggctaaaaaaaatcatgattacTCAAGAGATATTTGTATTCCGTTTGtgagaatttatttttattagcttattaaactaaaaaaaataaaataaattgaacaaaaataaaattcaatccagagagagagagagagaaatttaagcctttaaaattaaaaatatgcttaataaactaaataataaaaataaaatactagaATCCTAGCATTGGCATCACATTAgctaaaattttctctctattttagaATAGAACATACTTTTTCATTTTAGCtaacaatttttccttttcactcACATCAAATTCTCTTTTCTAAAgtctatttcatttaaatattatattttaaatttactCATTATTAATTCTTTGtctcactttttgtattttattttatattccaCCAATTATGATATGttatgtgtttaatttttttttttcaatttaaaattttatcattttattaaaaataattaaataaatacataacaATTTATGATcgatgaaattaaaaaaaaaaaaaggcaaaaaaggaAGACAATAATATGTATTCATGAAAAAACTATGGGAGTAGACTAGCTAGTATACAATAAAAAGGGCCTGTGACATTGTGTACTTAGGTCACATCCCCTGACAGAATTCGTTAAAAACTAGGCTTTGCTCAATTCAATTGAAGGTTGTTTCAAGtttcatatttgaaaatgtgGATGCATGATAATATAATGGGTTCAGCTAATGTATGCCCTTAGGGTATATATTTACTATCCATAATATGaaacttttaaagaaaaattgaaatatttactaaaaaaaaagaaaaaaagaaaaaactgtcaaattaGTTTATTGCATCATTAATATCATAGGACACTTGAGTATCATTGACATTGCTattccctataaaaaaaaaaaaaaaatttaaatcacaCGCTTTACACAACTCTGGTAGGAGGGTATGtgaatattaaagaaaaagtagtGGGGCAATAtgaaaataatcacaatttggcatgtaatgtaaaataatactaatagcGTCCCAAAATGTCatgtttagaaaatttaaatttttttaaaaaagaagaagaaatatcaGATAAGgcattgtcaaaaaaaaaaaaaaaaaatttttaaaaagaaatatcagATAAGGCATTGTCAATCATTTAAAAATGCACAAActataggaaaaataaaatttattttttaaatattaaataaaataataggataagatagaaattatatttattaatattagaaAGAGTAGTTGAATTTGGGATAGGAGGATGAACAATTTTGGGAGAGAGGGCCGGTGTggtgaaaaaggaaaaagagtgcGGTAAAAGTTGGAGTGTAATTGAATTGATTGAAGATGGAGGACGTTGTTGGAAATGGAAAGGCATCAACTctaactataaatatatatatatatatatatatatatatatatatggacaaagtttaggtacaaaattggttgtagccttaggttacaaacttacttaatatctttttattaaatgtgaattttgacaaatccaccattggattacatcttcttcttatattcttcatacttgcaaaatttcaagaaaattaaagattaacagctatgtcatcaatacattttttaaattgcaagtttttgtaatttaaaattatgcacaaaatataagcttatagatcatatagtaaatgatatccgattgacacaatatttaacatgtgtattaaggacgtaaagaacatgcaattcaacggttagattttcaaaatatgttgtattatttattttattgagtgagtttgtagccttaaactacaatcaattttgtagctaaactttgtcctatatatatatatatatatatatatatatttatagttttaaacTACTGGCAATCAGTATAATCATAATTACAAATAATACCGAAACAAGTAATTTATAGGTACTCTCAAAGCACAGAAAATAGTGTTTcatcctctcacattcatggtggggtctatttattaaattcataatagGGTATACCATGAATGTAAGAGAAGGGAGCATAATTTATCCATATTCTGATaatacctaagaattttccttaaCAGAGAAGATGGGAAGTCCAagacttaaaaataaattaaattaaaagagaGTGCTGCTTTTTGAGTCATCTGCATTACTTTTGATTTGAATTAATTAGACCCACCCACGCAGGCcgcttctctcttcttttatattctatatgtaaataaatgtaTGCTAAACTATTTGTAAAGCGAAATTAAAGGAAgtatgttaatttttatttagggaAAGTGTATCTCTCAATAATCaattcttcttatattttgttaGGGAAAGTGTATCCCTCAACCATTTTACGTGAAGCCGAAGAAACGATTTGCACCAAATAAAATctcaatatattattattattattattattaaaagtttaaaacccCCAACATAAGGGAAAAAAGGTAACATACCTACTAAATAATGTTGTGCTATAAAATGTtctgtcccccccccccccttcccagaaaaaaaaaaaaaaaaaaaaatctattatgcCTGTATGTAAAGAACAATAGTTTCTTATTACCAATaaatcaagggaaaaaaaaaaggcacataCCTTACTGAAGATGGGTACACACAAGATCCATAACCTACATCAAcaacacataaaaattaaaaaaagaaaaagacaacacacattataaatataaaacatCCAacttgaaagagagagagagaaaggacaAAGGACATGCATATATTATACTTACTGGGATCGGTTTGAGCAATGGTGGCAGTGGCAGAAAAGTCACAAGAACCAGGAGCCATGGCCTTTCGTTGGAAGTAGCTGTTGAAAGCATAAGAGGCGTGTGCTTGGATGGTGTTAGGAAGGAAACAAAGGCCATTAGACTGAAGAGGAGTGCAATCAGCACCAGACCCACATGCATAGTCTAAGGCTGTTTGCAATGCCTGGTTGCTTGCATCACTCCTTGCCACGCACCACGATGCTccttccaccaccaccaccaccaccatgctTATTATTGTGctcattaacaacaacaacaacaacacttGATTTTGAGGTTGTGCTGCCATGGCCACAAACACTATATATGTCTAGTTATAGGGTAGAGTGAGAGAGTCAGTATGTTATTGTTgtgttgtgagagagagagagagaaagagagagagagagagagagagaaatggctTACTGggtaaaggaagagagagagacagaaaagaaagagaatcagagagagatagtctttttcttttctttttttgcttttttgttgcttttgctGTAGAAATGGTGAAATACCATTTGCCTCCTTCCTCTAGGTTCTGCCGTTTCTGGTTTTcagatttatttattattatatccaCCGCCCTCTACTTGCTTTCCTTCAGAATGATATCTCTTTACGATATTGCCCTTTTggtggtaaatttttttttttttctttttgcatggaCATCAGACTTCTAACTTCTAACTTCTAACTTCTAACCTagactattaaaaataaataaataaaataaaatctaaccaAGAGGTTAGGAATAAAAAGTATcaactcaaaaaaaagaaaaagaaaaacgaatAAGTATCAACTAAATATGCgttaaattttacaattaattataaagaataaaattattttccttttcatggaagaaaaaaaaatagtaatcaaACATATAATCCTTAGGGTGTAAGGGGATATTGtctaacacaacaaaatttGGCCCCAAATATTTTTGGAGCTATCTTTTCTAATTCATTACAAGATGATTTataagactatatatatatatatatatattatttaaacaagtcacataaTTCAGgctcttttggatatacactactatcagtttctttaagaccttcTCCTTTCtcgctcaaaaaaaaaaaaaaaaaaagcttctccTCTCTCTCCGTGTGTGTGtcaaaaatacttagtattctaaaaaaaaaaaaaaaaaaggtcacatAACTCATTGGCAAAATCATGTGATTAAAAATACACATAAATGGTCTTTTTAATTGCCACGTAGTGggtttgaaaaaaattgtttaaaacaTGTTTGGAGTCAAACTTTTCCTTTGTCTAACCTATCtatgatttaaatttttggCTAAATTATTGTATTCATTcctgcatatttttttttttttttttgtacttaaatttaaaatttttttgtctaaaaatatttgaaaacatTACACTTTTTGTCTTTACAACAttaatatgataatttttttcatccGTGaa contains:
- the LOC115950936 gene encoding PLASMODESMATA CALLOSE-BINDING PROTEIN 3; the encoded protein is MAAQPQNQVLLLLLLMSTIISMVVVVVVEGASWCVARSDASNQALQTALDYACGSGADCTPLQSNGLCFLPNTIQAHASYAFNSYFQRKAMAPGSCDFSATATIAQTDPSYGSCVYPSSVSTAGGTITPTTQTSNNPTTPTTTTTTPANGGSGGLTPGLTPPFPDNSKASLEYMISSILVPLSILLVLTLTFQPM